A genome region from Arthrobacter sp. SLBN-100 includes the following:
- a CDS encoding S1 family peptidase — protein MNGEKLRRALSLAAVTGVLATSAYVAVPAWAAGDDSATPAGGPDASAAASPVAAQAGSPSTPEDSAGTSAAGLAGAVHRDLGLTPEQFSDAGELGVRAEAAATRLRDVSGYTGIRLADNRIIVTGSGAELQAAVDALAASTPGLPVELEAAAALESAAPGSPAPGSQLAASTEQLFQAYVRDVGITGLQGVVSTGAKFVIKTGGVNAPESAGAAAPSATLPGATTGAGAGKMSPAEFVSRYANVQLAQGAPLKPQADVRGGVGYAADSGWVCSTGFSAFTPDGLPAVLTAGHCGEDGASKTADLLLQGVRTDLLGSFQFSQFGGPGNAPVLRPNNGTDPGNVGTDLSVIGALRADLDPLPAATTWGHKSALGEDVKIIGATAPVIGMDVCRSGWRTGWSCGTINEVGIYLIEGTNYAADRTDLRAIRGFVSLDVQSSGGDSGGPWISGNFAVGIHSAGESGGAQNFALAATLQDALEVLPGYQLEVFLNKPVLTSPVAGETVKAGHSIFGRVPAEPASAAGSAVRITLPGHEPFDVPVDSAGNWSFDAPWPAGPLTFQAETMNGLSRSGTASLTVDVAPAPLDAPTITTPADQPLTQLTTLSGTGAPGAAVTLSGDVAGSGTVGLDGQWTVNLTGPAAFGKVTANAVLSSPGTANSPAATATVQVTPPDPVIASINDGQHLRQDNLPQTISGSGIEGAEVAVSIDGKPLSSPVAGSPAGSRSAAPALVPLELVAGGTWSVPFPDGLVLGVHTVSVTQTLDGLVSAPAVASFVLDPPPPPAPADPATHVPPASAGSPPAVVVLPPASAPADLANTSGNAGSRGGLANTGASALVPAASAAAAAIVAGGVLMVLVRRRRRQTPK, from the coding sequence GTGAACGGGGAGAAACTGCGGCGCGCCCTCTCGCTGGCCGCTGTTACCGGCGTGCTGGCTACTTCCGCGTACGTGGCAGTTCCCGCCTGGGCCGCGGGGGACGACAGCGCAACTCCGGCGGGCGGTCCCGATGCAAGCGCGGCCGCGAGTCCCGTTGCAGCCCAGGCCGGGAGCCCGTCAACGCCCGAAGATTCCGCCGGGACCTCCGCGGCAGGCCTTGCAGGCGCCGTTCACCGCGACCTCGGACTCACCCCGGAGCAGTTCAGTGATGCGGGGGAGTTGGGCGTCCGGGCAGAAGCCGCGGCAACCAGGCTCCGTGACGTCTCCGGCTACACCGGGATCCGGCTGGCGGACAACCGAATTATCGTGACGGGTTCGGGAGCCGAACTGCAGGCAGCTGTGGATGCCCTCGCCGCCAGCACGCCAGGCCTCCCAGTGGAGTTGGAAGCCGCAGCGGCGCTTGAATCAGCAGCGCCCGGATCCCCGGCGCCCGGATCCCAGCTTGCCGCCAGCACTGAGCAGCTCTTCCAGGCATACGTGCGCGACGTCGGCATCACGGGCCTGCAGGGGGTGGTCAGCACCGGTGCAAAGTTTGTCATCAAGACCGGGGGCGTCAACGCGCCGGAATCGGCAGGCGCTGCCGCGCCGTCCGCAACTCTTCCGGGTGCGACCACGGGAGCAGGCGCCGGGAAGATGTCGCCGGCGGAATTCGTGTCCAGATACGCGAACGTCCAACTGGCACAGGGAGCCCCGTTGAAACCGCAAGCCGACGTCCGCGGCGGAGTGGGCTATGCAGCGGACAGCGGCTGGGTTTGTTCGACAGGTTTCTCCGCGTTCACCCCGGATGGCCTGCCGGCCGTCCTGACCGCCGGACACTGTGGCGAGGACGGCGCGTCCAAGACCGCTGACCTGCTGTTGCAAGGCGTGCGGACGGACCTGCTGGGAAGCTTCCAGTTCAGCCAGTTCGGCGGACCCGGCAACGCCCCAGTACTGCGGCCCAATAATGGCACAGACCCCGGAAACGTGGGAACGGACCTCTCGGTCATCGGTGCCCTCCGCGCGGATCTGGACCCGCTGCCCGCCGCTACCACCTGGGGCCACAAGTCGGCGTTGGGGGAGGACGTCAAAATCATCGGTGCGACTGCCCCGGTGATCGGCATGGACGTGTGCCGTTCGGGCTGGCGGACGGGGTGGTCCTGCGGCACCATCAACGAGGTGGGGATTTACCTCATCGAGGGGACTAACTACGCAGCAGACAGAACGGATCTCAGGGCCATCAGGGGCTTCGTGTCCCTGGATGTCCAGTCCTCCGGTGGTGACTCGGGGGGCCCGTGGATCAGCGGGAACTTCGCGGTGGGCATCCATTCCGCCGGGGAAAGTGGAGGGGCGCAGAACTTCGCCCTGGCAGCCACCCTGCAGGATGCCCTTGAGGTGCTGCCCGGGTATCAGCTGGAGGTCTTCCTCAACAAGCCGGTGTTGACCTCGCCCGTGGCTGGTGAAACGGTGAAGGCCGGTCACTCCATCTTCGGGCGGGTGCCGGCGGAGCCGGCCTCCGCAGCAGGATCCGCGGTCCGCATCACCCTGCCCGGCCATGAACCCTTCGACGTGCCGGTGGACAGTGCCGGAAACTGGAGCTTCGACGCCCCGTGGCCTGCCGGCCCGTTGACCTTCCAGGCTGAAACGATGAACGGACTCAGCCGTTCAGGCACCGCGTCGCTGACAGTAGATGTTGCGCCGGCGCCCTTGGACGCCCCCACCATCACGACGCCTGCAGACCAGCCGCTAACGCAGCTGACTACCCTCTCCGGCACCGGCGCTCCGGGCGCTGCCGTAACCTTGTCAGGCGATGTGGCAGGCAGCGGAACCGTAGGCCTGGACGGGCAATGGACGGTCAACCTGACTGGTCCGGCCGCTTTCGGGAAAGTGACGGCCAATGCTGTGCTGTCCTCGCCGGGAACGGCCAACAGCCCTGCTGCAACAGCAACGGTCCAGGTAACGCCTCCAGATCCTGTCATCGCAAGCATTAATGACGGGCAGCACCTCCGCCAGGACAACCTGCCGCAAACCATTTCCGGAAGCGGTATTGAAGGGGCAGAAGTGGCGGTGTCAATCGATGGCAAGCCCCTTTCCAGCCCCGTGGCGGGCAGCCCAGCCGGATCACGGTCGGCGGCACCTGCCCTGGTTCCGCTGGAACTGGTGGCCGGCGGAACCTGGAGTGTTCCCTTCCCGGACGGCCTGGTCCTCGGAGTCCACACGGTTTCCGTAACCCAAACCTTGGACGGACTCGTATCGGCGCCCGCCGTCGCATCGTTCGTCCTGGACCCCCCTCCGCCGCCTGCCCCGGCTGACCCTGCCACGCACGTACCGCCGGCATCCGCGGGCAGCCCGCCCGCCGTCGTCGTGCTCCCGCCCGCCAGTGCTCCGGCTGACCTGGCCAACACGTCAGGCAACGCCGGCAGCAGAGGTGGCCTGGCCAACACCGGAGCCTCCGCGCTCGTCCCGGCGGCATCGGCCGCTGCGGCGGCGATCGTGGCTGGCGGCGTGCTGATGGTGCTGGTCCGCCGTCGGAGGCGTCAAACCCCGAAATGA
- a CDS encoding tyrosine-protein phosphatase, which translates to MDWDGAVNAWHVSGGIYRMGRREWLTEAGWRQAYDDGVRTVIDLRNAAEARRRDTDPLVAASALSGLSVVSAPTEEPGDPRFTGLAGPYLNDPAYYGDNSRLFPEKLVAVFKALAAASSRGGVVLHCAAGRDRSGMVAAMLQDLAGDSDQDIADGYRRAARGINERYRTHGPPHARERYVEEHELAPLLEQRGDAVVEFVRALETANFLLVNGLTKAELDAVLALCGAGVSR; encoded by the coding sequence ATGGACTGGGATGGCGCTGTCAACGCGTGGCACGTTTCCGGGGGTATCTACCGGATGGGGCGGCGTGAATGGCTGACGGAGGCAGGCTGGCGGCAGGCGTACGACGACGGCGTCCGCACCGTGATCGATCTCCGCAACGCTGCTGAGGCGCGGCGCCGGGACACCGATCCCTTGGTTGCCGCGTCCGCCTTGTCCGGCCTGTCCGTGGTCTCCGCGCCCACCGAAGAACCGGGCGATCCACGCTTCACGGGACTTGCCGGCCCCTACCTCAACGACCCCGCCTACTATGGGGATAATTCGCGGCTCTTTCCCGAAAAGCTGGTGGCCGTCTTCAAGGCCCTTGCTGCGGCGTCTTCGCGTGGCGGCGTGGTGCTGCACTGCGCCGCCGGCCGGGACCGCAGCGGCATGGTCGCAGCCATGCTGCAGGACCTGGCGGGGGACTCCGACCAGGACATCGCCGACGGCTATCGGCGGGCGGCCCGCGGCATCAATGAGCGCTACCGGACCCACGGTCCGCCGCACGCCCGCGAACGCTATGTTGAGGAGCACGAGCTGGCGCCACTGCTGGAGCAGCGTGGCGACGCCGTGGTGGAGTTTGTGCGGGCCCTTGAAACGGCCAACTTCCTCCTGGTTAACGGACTCACCAAGGCCGAGCTTGATGCCGTACTGGCCCTTTGCGGAGCGGGGGTGTCCCGGTGA
- a CDS encoding SGNH/GDSL hydrolase family protein: MGNVTVRRRHSALAAGLATLAMTLSLAAPAQARTVQDYVALGDSYAAGIGGGAYVVEDCVRSANAYSELADDLKSVMEVTNVACGGATTQQVVQTQLALLDKKTDLVTITAGGNNLGFGTLAAACGPALIDPAAGAACFGAITDAQAQIASGALYQDLVEMIGAVQDAAPKAEIVVTGYPYLFDPVPFDPTNPTSVFISQANLLVFELNATIKAAALATGAEYVDVTDEFAGHGINLSSNDSWINFDPTALDSFENLHPNAEGYEAYFDAIYSEGFYN, translated from the coding sequence ATGGGAAACGTAACCGTACGACGGCGTCACTCGGCTCTTGCGGCAGGCCTCGCTACTCTTGCAATGACCTTGAGTCTCGCGGCTCCTGCCCAGGCGCGCACAGTCCAGGACTACGTCGCCTTGGGAGACTCCTACGCCGCCGGAATCGGAGGTGGAGCGTACGTGGTCGAAGATTGCGTCCGCAGTGCGAACGCCTATTCCGAACTCGCGGACGATCTCAAATCCGTTATGGAGGTCACCAACGTGGCGTGCGGCGGAGCTACGACTCAGCAAGTAGTGCAAACCCAGCTCGCCCTGCTCGACAAGAAGACCGATCTTGTCACCATCACGGCTGGCGGCAATAACCTAGGCTTCGGGACTCTCGCTGCTGCTTGCGGCCCCGCCCTGATCGATCCTGCCGCCGGTGCGGCGTGTTTCGGCGCCATCACTGACGCCCAAGCCCAGATTGCCAGCGGAGCTCTGTACCAGGACCTGGTCGAGATGATCGGCGCCGTGCAGGACGCCGCGCCCAAGGCCGAGATTGTGGTGACCGGGTACCCCTACCTGTTCGATCCGGTCCCCTTCGATCCGACCAATCCGACGTCTGTCTTCATCAGTCAAGCCAATCTCCTGGTGTTCGAGCTGAACGCCACCATCAAGGCCGCCGCCCTGGCCACCGGAGCGGAGTACGTCGACGTCACGGACGAGTTTGCGGGCCACGGCATCAACTTGTCATCGAACGACTCCTGGATCAACTTCGACCCAACTGCCTTGGACAGCTTCGAAAATCTCCACCCCAACGCTGAGGGCTACGAGGCGTACTTCGACGCAATCTACAGCGAGGGCTTCTATAACTAG